In Anoplopoma fimbria isolate UVic2021 breed Golden Eagle Sablefish chromosome 15, Afim_UVic_2022, whole genome shotgun sequence, the genomic window TATTCCCTCTAGCATCAGTCCAGaagaaaacaaccttttttttttttaatttctgtcaAGGCGAGATGATTTATGATGACCTTTTTCTTGTGTAGTGTTTGGCTGCCGGCTCCATCATCATGAACAGGGAGATAGAGAGTATAGCAATGAGGCCCCTGGCTAAGGACCTTACACGCAGCCTGGAGGAGGTACGCAACATAACCAGAGACCAGGCCCTGAGAGACCTTAACTTGTACACGGACCGCATGAAGGATGCATTGCGACATTTCGACGGCCTTTTTGCTGAGTTTGAGCTCAGGTAAATGAAGTGCCAGGCATTATTGGCAATTGCAGCATTAAGATTAATCCACATTTATCATCTTCAAAGATGCTTTGGTGTAAGtttgccaaaaacaaacaaagctgggaatgtaaatatattgcaactttctttttcttccattgCCAGTTATGTGTCAGCCATGGTGCCTGTGAAGTCGCCCAAAGAATACTATGTACAGCAGGAGGTGATTGTGCTCTTCTGTGAAACTGTGGAAAGGTGAGTTTACTGCTGGCTTCAATTGGAATTGACCAGAATTGAAATAATATCTGGAGATAACGTGGCTCATGTTTTATCATTtgcttttccctttttctgttGTCCAAGGGCTCTAAAGCTTGGCTATCTTAACCAAGACATGATCGATGACTATGAACCCGCGCTGATGTTTACAATTCCCAGACTAGCCATTGTATGGTAAGTGTTGCCtgtcctttcctttcttccaCCCACTTCCTTGTGTTCTACATTCTCCTGCCCTCTTACAgaattttaaacatattttttagtgGGCTGGTTGTGTATTCAGAGGGACCTCTCAACCTAGACCGAAAATCAGAGGACATGTCTGAGCTCTTCCGGCCTTTTCGCACTTTATTGAAGAAAATCAGGTACAGTCAGTGAATATTAAACATCACAAAAacttaatgttttatctttctaAATTCTCATTTTTTCTGTATCAGTATGTTACAACTATCTCACAATTATTTTGCAGAGACCTGCTCCACACCCTGACTGATGAGGAGTTAATAACTCTAGAAAGAAATCTCTGTATCACTCAGGACGGGGAATTGTCCGTAGACGAGGAGCCGGCCATAGACAGCTCACCAGCTCCAGTCCAAGAGAATCACTCATCCTGCAGCCCCGCTAATGACACCTCCAAAGAGGAGAGCGAGGGTGAACAAGAGCAGCTGGCTCCATTTGTCTGTCCCAGCCAAGAGGAGGAGCTGGCAGAAGTGGAAAAAGGCTGGGAGGAGGTAGAAATTGgaggggaggagcaggagcagggcCTGCTGTGTGAGGAGGCCGAGGAGGCTGAGTTGGCCTGTTCCATGCAGTACGATGAGGAGGAACTGGAGCAGCTCAACATGATGGTGTACCGCGTGGGGGACGAGATGTCCACCCTTCTGTCGCCTCCCAGCCAGGGTCAGTCACCAGCACACCATCCCAACAGAGGAGAGGCAGGAGGCTCCAGTGGGGCTTCTAGCACTGAAGCGTCTCCCCGCAGGCTCCTGGTGGGCCGGGGAAGGACAGGCATCTatttagaggaggaggacaaggtcTTCTTCATGGAGGACCTGGACGCAGCAGGAGAAAGCATCACCAGCATTTCAAGAGAGGCCTGTCGTTGTATAATCTCTCCTTCCAAAGCACCAGAGTCTGCTCATCCTGTGCAGCGCAAGCCGGGACCACAGCCAGACTCTGCCAGGAATGGTTGGTACCCTGAAGCCCAGTCAGAGCAGCCATGCCCACAGCCACGCAGCCAGAACACACTCTGTCCTAAAGCAAAGCTCCCTCCTTGCACTTCCGCTCCTGGCTCTGAATCCCTGCCTTACGCCAACGGCTGGGAGATGGGTTTGGAGGGGACAGCGTCTGAAACCGCTGAGGTCATCGCCCACCGTATGGGTGGGATGAAGCTCTCCGCCACGGTCATCTTCAACCCTCGCTCCCCAAGCTTGACGGAGCTTGCTGTGgacaagctgctgctgccgcgGCCCGCTCCCACTGAGATTGAGCCCTGTGGCCCTCTGGTGGCCACTCACTGCCTACTCAACTCCTGTGTCTGTTGTGGGAGCTGTGAGGATGGTCACGAGGAAGCCATCACCACAGAGGGCCCTGGATTTGGGTTAGGCCTCGCCCTGGGATTGGATGACCACTGTAAGACGGCAGCCCCAGTCTTCCAGTCGTCTGCTTGCCGGCTGCCCCCCCAAAGTCATGAGCCTCACAGCAAGGGTGAGATCACTCAGTTGACTCCCCCTTCTTCCCGCTGCTGTGCAGAGACCCTGGAAGAGGATTCAAACTCCCAACTCTGTGAGAAGTGCCTGGTAGTGGCTCCATGGCCAGGGCATCAATCTCATGACTGTGGATCAAGTGGAGGGGATGGACCCTCTCCGTGCAACCACCAGCTGACGAATGAAAAGAGGCAGCAGGCCACTGGAGGCCGACAGAGGGACAAGGAGACGGATAAGGACAAGTCAGGAGCTAAAGACTTTAAGAGGGACACCAAAGACGACAGCAGGAGGAGTTCCAGGTGTGCTGCCATTTCTATGAATCCTTTTactagattttttatttatttgggggATGTATGATCTTTACAAAATCTTGCATCAAcgtaaattgttttatttcaccatatttcatcatatatttaaaatgattctgttccTATTATCCATTGTTCTTTCGTTTTGCACTTTGCCTTATGTTGCCTTACCTATAttcctgtgtgtttcttttgccattgtgtttgtgtaaatacattttattcagtaCTACTTTTAttcatcctctttttttattatttatttggttgtttttagttttcagaGCTCTCCCCTCAGTTCTGTGTCAGGTAGTGACTGTGACAGTGTGTCGGTCACCACATGTAGTCTGTCAAGCAGTGCATACACTCCCAGGTAACTCATCACTCATGAagtgtgtttctctgttatATTTTTGAATGTCCTTTTCCTGCCCACGCTCCAAAAAGTAGCTAAAAACTGAGTCCCTGcatgaaagatgaaaagatACTTCGTtcatttccagtctttaagcAGTCCTTTGTTCAAATTCAGGAATCGACTGAAGTGTCAGTCAACCCTTCCCATATGGGCTACAGGTGACAGCATTAATTTGCCTCCTGGCTTAGACTGTAGATTTAATCAAACAGCTGTTGTAGTATTGATTCCCATGTACATTCCgtacaaaacatttaatgataACAGCATATTTCTGAAAATTTGTGAAATATATAGGGAGTGGAtatgtttacttttattttaaatgctttatttgtcatttttaactTAAAGATTAAAATCTACGATggctgaaatgtgtttaaatgtcttatCACCACTCCCTCCAGCCCTGTCAGCAGTCTGACTCCCAGCTCAGGGATGTCCGAAGACCTGGACCATCAGGAGATCCAGCTGGCCCTGCAAAACGCCAAGCTGGCTGCAAGGAACAAGATCCGATCACGCTTCCACAGCAGCAGCGATCTCATCCACCGTCTCTTTGTTTGTATATCAGGTAAAAACTCTCACACTGTTAGTCATACTCCCGACAACTCTTTGTCTATCTCATTTTGATATCcattaaatgttcttttgtgATACAGGTGTTGCTGATCAGCTGCAGACAAACTATGCTAGTGACCTTCGCAGCATCCTCAAGACTCTGTTTGAAGTCATGGCGACCAAGTGTGAGGAGGGGAACAACGACAACCAAAAGAAAGGTGAGGAACTTGTCTTAGATATGTTATACTTTACACTGCATTGTCCCTTATTAATACAATACAGACAGAATTTATAAATGCCTTAGTATGACTAAGAAAtggttatttaaaaatgtcttgaaGAGTGTTTTTATTGGCTTGTTAAGATTAAATATTTGTCTGTATTATATTGTCTAGCTGGTCCATAAAGAACAATCAAtcacacactatactatgtttcttcttcttcttcttcttcggtgTCCAGCAGGGCCTGTTCTGCGTAGTGCTGTGCTGGAAGACTGTGCTCTCTGTCAGGAGACTATTTCCTCATCTGAACTGGCAGCCAAGGCCCGGGACGGCCAATTCGAAGGTCAGAAAATCCACTGACAGACTCACTCAAAGTTGTTCTGTTAATCTGTTCCTTTTCACCCTTTCTTCTGCAGCAGACCGACTCATTGTGACAGGACTACTTAGTGttaactctttctctctgtgtagaCCCTCCAGACTGGGTCCCAGACGAAGCCTGTAACTCCTGCATTGCTTGCAAGGCTCCCTTCACTGTCATCCGCAGGAAGCATCACTGTAGAAGCTGTGGAAAGGTACAATGACAGTCTGAGGGAGTCTAGGTGGCAGAATTCTCAGTTTAATGTGTAGTTGATCAAACTGGTGATTCACACATTGTGTGTGGCCATCATATGTATAGTAACTGATGCATGATATACTGTGTCATTTCAGATCTTCTGCTCGCGCTGCTCTTCCCATTCTGCTCCTCTGCCCCGGTACGGCCAGGTGAAGCCTGTTAGGGTTTGCACACACTGCTACATGTTTCACGTCACGCCCTTCTACAGCGACAAGGCCGGCATCTAACTCCACATTGTCACCAAAAGCACACAGTCCGCCACAACATACATATGCAACGGACAGATCCAGGGGCTGTGTACCAAGCAAATGCCACACTGCCTGGAATAACTAATGGCCGTCGTTGTACCTGGTGAGCAATGCTGCAGTGTGAGGCCATTACAGATGACAATGCAGAGACGAGACACGCAGCCACGAGTGATGATCCGACCCGTTTCTGCTGCTTCGGAGAGACTGGCAACCAAAGGGTTTGATTTCAGTGCCCAGCTAACGCACAAAAAGGATTCACAAATGCCTGCCTGATTATAGACGTGCAAAGGAGAGAGTTGATAAACAGGCAATAACAGATTTGGAACTGGCATTGTGCAACAGGCCTCTGTAGCAGTTTGCAGCACAAACTCAGATCAGGCCTCCTTGTTCAATTTGTTGCTTTAGGAGTAAATGAAAGGACTTGTGAAATATTTTCCTATGCTTTAGCGAGCTTCCTACATATGTGCCAGGGCTCCCACGGGACTCGGATTACTCAAAAGAATGTAAGTCATGATAACCATGTAAATAAGGATAAATCTGGTAAAAGCTACACTACAATGTCTTCAGTCCACACTACCAGTCCTagtaaagcaaaaatgaaaaacagatagCGTTTATATTTAGTTTCTTCCATGCCTTTTGATGGCATTGAATGTGTAATTCTTTATCGCTTTGTGAAAAGGTGTCAAGGTTCCAGCAAATTTGACGTCCAGCTCTTGATGGCAATGGGCTGAGCCCACTGCTTTGACAGTCGCACCATGGCATGTTACGTTTTCTCTGAGGACTCTGCTGCACGCTGAGATGGTTAAAAGGGATTCCCTAGTTATCACTGTCAAGCCTTGAAGGCCCCCTAGTGGAGAGTTGACCCCTCTTCGCTCAGTGCCCTCATCACCGTGTTGTGTACAATTTGTTCTGAACCTGAGGCCTTCTAAGGTGCTGGCCTACGGATTACAGGCCGATCGTTGCACATTGATATCTCTTCCTACTCACACTCACTAACTGCAATGGTCCTGCACATTCTAGAGACAACACTTAGATATTTGAATTGTAGTCATAGGCCATTTCTGAGGAGATAAGTTGTGCTGATTTGAGTTTACACTAAATTATTTCCGGCTTTGGCTCTGGTGGTACTGTTGGACAGGAACAGATATTTTGTTCCCAGAGTGACATCATTTGAACCTGACTTCCTTTCTGCTCTTGAATCTTCTTCCATTGAATGACCACGTACAAAGTATCTTCCATGCTCATGATATaacacagtttgtgtgtctgaaagGTCCGAAGTGGCCAGTCTAAGATGGACCTTTGAGCAACTTCGATGGGATATCACATCATGTCCATTCTGCGCTGACGTAAAACAGTTTCTCAGGCATTACATAATCAAAATCATTCACTACTCTTGGATCAATCCTATTTTCATCAAATAACTTATGAACTCACTTTGAAAaggtttgtcttttttccttttgtaaagatcaaaaataatgtatgaagctataattacttttatgtaaaatacaaGGAATCATGCAGTAATTAAAGGGTGGGATATCAAGTTATTGTTTCAGAGTTTGGtcttattttgtatttccatGATAAGAGCTGTGTAAAATatccaacaaacaaataatgttaTATAGTTTTAAATGCGATGtatattgaaataaattactttttcctgtttaaaatgttgacTGATAACATCTCCACTTTACTTTTACATCAAAGTACCATTGAATTTCTGCATTGAAATGTGTCAGTAAATTTGTTTCC contains:
- the zfyve28 gene encoding lateral signaling target protein 2 homolog isoform X2, producing the protein MNRFRKWLYKPKRTDPQLLAQFYYADEELNQVATELDGLDGRKDPQRCTLLVNQFRSCQDSVLNIINQIMDECIPNDRANRDFCVKFPEEIRHDNLAGQLWFGAECLAAGSIIMNREIESIAMRPLAKDLTRSLEEVRNITRDQALRDLNLYTDRMKDALRHFDGLFAEFELSYVSAMVPVKSPKEYYVQQEVIVLFCETVERALKLGYLNQDMIDDYEPALMFTIPRLAIVCGLVVYSEGPLNLDRKSEDMSELFRPFRTLLKKIRDLLHTLTDEELITLERNLCITQDGELSVDEEPAIDSSPAPVQENHSSCSPANDTSKEESEGEQEQLAPFVCPSQEEELAEVEKGWEEVEIGGEEQEQGLLCEEAEEAELACSMQYDEEELEQLNMMVYRVGDEMSTLLSPPSQGQSPAHHPNRGEAGGSSGASSTEASPRRLLVGRGRTGIYLEEEDKVFFMEDLDAAGESITSISREACRCIISPSKAPESAHPVQRKPGPQPDSARNGWYPEAQSEQPCPQPRSQNTLCPKAKLPPCTSAPGSESLPYANGWEMGLEGTASETAEVIAHRMGGMKLSATVIFNPRSPSLTELAVDKLLLPRPAPTEIEPCGPLVATHCLLNSCVCCGSCEDGHEEAITTEGPGFGLGLALGLDDHCKTAAPVFQSSACRLPPQSHEPHSKGEITQLTPPSSRCCAETLEEDSNSQLCEKCLVVAPWPGHQSHDCGSSGGDGPSPCNHQLTNEKRQQATGGRQRDKETDKDKSGAKDFKRDTKDDSRRSSSFQSSPLSSVSGSDCDSVSVTTCSLSSSAYTPSPVSSLTPSSGMSEDLDHQEIQLALQNAKLAARNKIRSRFHSSSDLIHRLFVCISGVADQLQTNYASDLRSILKTLFEVMATKCEEGNNDNQKKGPVLRSAVLEDCALCQETISSSELAAKARDGQFEDPPDWVPDEACNSCIACKAPFTVIRRKHHCRSCGKIFCSRCSSHSAPLPRYGQVKPVRVCTHCYMFHVTPFYSDKAGI
- the zfyve28 gene encoding lateral signaling target protein 2 homolog isoform X1, whose translation is MNRFRKWLYKPKRTDPQLLAQFYYADEELNQVATELDGLDGRKDPQRCTLLVNQFRSCQDSVLNIINQIMDECIPNDRANRDFCVKFPEEIRHDNLAGQLWFGAECLAAGSIIMNREIESIAMRPLAKDLTRSLEEVRNITRDQALRDLNLYTDRMKDALRHFDGLFAEFELSYVSAMVPVKSPKEYYVQQEVIVLFCETVERALKLGYLNQDMIDDYEPALMFTIPRLAIVCGLVVYSEGPLNLDRKSEDMSELFRPFRTLLKKIRDLLHTLTDEELITLERNLCITQDGELSVDEEPAIDSSPAPVQENHSSCSPANDTSKEESEGEQEQLAPFVCPSQEEELAEVEKGWEEVEIGGEEQEQGLLCEEAEEAELACSMQYDEEELEQLNMMVYRVGDEMSTLLSPPSQGQSPAHHPNRGEAGGSSGASSTEASPRRLLVGRGRTGIYLEEEDKVFFMEDLDAAGESITSISREACRCIISPSKAPESAHPVQRKPGPQPDSARNGWYPEAQSEQPCPQPRSQNTLCPKAKLPPCTSAPGSESLPYANGWEMGLEGTASETAEVIAHRMGGMKLSATVIFNPRSPSLTELAVDKLLLPRPAPTEIEPCGPLVATHCLLNSCVCCGSCEDGHEEAITTEGPGFGLGLALGLDDHCKTAAPVFQSSACRLPPQSHEPHSKGEITQLTPPSSRCCAETLEEDSNSQLCEKCLVVAPWPGHQSHDCGSSGGDGPSPCNHQLTNEKRQQATGGRQRDKETDKDKSGAKDFKRDTKDDSRRSSSFQSSPLSSVSGSDCDSVSVTTCSLSSSAYTPSPVSSLTPSSGMSEDLDHQEIQLALQNAKLAARNKIRSRFHSSSDLIHRLFVCISGVADQLQTNYASDLRSILKTLFEVMATKCEEGNNDNQKKAGPVLRSAVLEDCALCQETISSSELAAKARDGQFEDPPDWVPDEACNSCIACKAPFTVIRRKHHCRSCGKIFCSRCSSHSAPLPRYGQVKPVRVCTHCYMFHVTPFYSDKAGI